A single Pseudoalteromonas rubra DNA region contains:
- a CDS encoding glycoside hydrolase family 16 protein: MIKVAKSFTSLGVLLAIAGLTGCGGDAKTNTDLSKTDPQTPVSDWQLVWQDEFDETQINTQNWTHEVNCLGGGNEERQCYTDDAVNSYVSDGTLKIVALRAAEDAEQPYTSARLITKHKADFKYGRFEMRAKLPSGQGSWPAFWMLPTDEVYGGWPKSGEIDIVEAVNLKAQDADGMPEAHVYGTLHYGKDWPDNVHSGKAHSLPDGVNPADDFHTYAVEWQQGEIRWYVDDYLYATQRQSEPLYDSNGNVFSLKHRGWFAEYHDQGSGELVTHWDSAPFDQNFYLILNLAVGGNWPEAVNETGVDADAFANGQTFEVDYVRVYQCQQNPQTGKGCETIRAGWDSLDDALVEGKAPSPPPPATSGDSLQIFDGELNKDWPAWDCCGGSVPALVEDDTAGMAVEFSVGSEPTVNGFISRDPMASDAGGSPSPFDASSLIESGVVRFDLKVTSAPANTEAPWMLKIESANGEKAVELTLSESAEGVMPAVGQWQTFTFSLQMLAEQGLDISSIDALLIFPAWGSGEGAVYRVTDVAIVTPDTATALVVFEESENPAWPMWDCCGGSLPTVELDDDTHGNVAEFVIGDTATVMGFISRQEFISTEGVSAAPFDASSILSNGVIEFDMKVVSAPQDATAAWFFKAESVGAESAAELTLDESIQQTAPEVGQWQTYTFTLTDLVAAGLDISAIDVLMVFPSWGLGAGAVYRIDNVKIYDPNQADDFVGEVLFADDVKAKWSLWDCCGGSTPSLENDDMTQGMVAEFKVGAEPTVMGLFAEDGHYLDASPYLEKGSVQFDLKVVTAPNDSSAPWKFKIEALDASFALELNLTDSLEAVAPQVGQWQTYTFPLQTLQDGGVNVSGIDIIMVYPAWGQGEGAVYRLDNVMITAQ; encoded by the coding sequence ATGATAAAAGTTGCAAAATCCTTCACCAGTCTTGGTGTCTTGCTTGCGATAGCCGGTTTAACTGGCTGTGGCGGCGACGCTAAAACCAACACTGATCTGAGCAAAACGGATCCTCAGACACCGGTCTCTGACTGGCAACTCGTCTGGCAAGATGAGTTTGATGAGACACAAATCAATACTCAAAACTGGACGCATGAAGTGAACTGCCTGGGTGGCGGAAATGAAGAGCGTCAATGCTACACCGATGATGCAGTCAATTCGTATGTTAGCGATGGAACACTGAAAATAGTTGCGCTTCGCGCTGCGGAAGATGCTGAACAGCCCTATACATCTGCGCGCCTTATTACAAAACACAAAGCGGATTTTAAATATGGCCGCTTTGAAATGCGGGCGAAACTTCCCAGCGGGCAGGGCAGCTGGCCGGCATTTTGGATGCTGCCAACCGATGAAGTCTATGGTGGCTGGCCTAAATCAGGCGAGATTGACATAGTTGAAGCGGTGAACCTCAAAGCACAAGATGCGGATGGCATGCCTGAGGCCCATGTCTACGGGACCTTACATTATGGCAAGGATTGGCCTGACAACGTTCACTCTGGTAAAGCGCATAGCTTACCGGATGGTGTGAACCCGGCCGATGACTTTCATACCTATGCGGTAGAATGGCAACAGGGAGAGATACGCTGGTATGTTGATGATTATCTTTATGCCACGCAGCGACAGTCTGAGCCCCTGTATGACAGTAACGGCAACGTATTTAGTCTGAAACACCGGGGGTGGTTTGCCGAGTATCATGATCAGGGCAGCGGTGAGCTGGTAACACACTGGGACAGTGCACCGTTTGATCAAAATTTTTATCTTATCCTGAACCTGGCTGTTGGTGGCAATTGGCCTGAAGCGGTTAATGAAACGGGCGTTGATGCTGATGCCTTTGCAAACGGGCAAACCTTTGAAGTGGATTATGTCCGGGTCTATCAATGTCAGCAAAACCCGCAAACAGGCAAAGGCTGCGAAACGATCCGCGCCGGATGGGATTCACTGGATGATGCACTGGTTGAAGGTAAAGCGCCCAGCCCACCGCCGCCTGCGACTTCAGGGGATAGTCTGCAAATCTTTGACGGTGAGCTCAATAAAGACTGGCCAGCATGGGATTGTTGTGGCGGCAGCGTTCCTGCTTTAGTCGAAGATGACACTGCTGGCATGGCGGTCGAATTTAGCGTGGGCAGTGAGCCTACGGTCAATGGGTTTATTTCTCGAGATCCGATGGCGTCTGATGCTGGTGGTAGTCCCAGCCCGTTCGATGCCTCTTCGTTGATTGAGTCCGGCGTTGTGCGTTTCGATTTGAAAGTGACTTCTGCGCCCGCGAATACAGAGGCGCCCTGGATGTTAAAAATAGAAAGCGCAAACGGAGAAAAAGCAGTTGAACTTACTTTGTCTGAAAGCGCAGAAGGGGTAATGCCAGCGGTTGGGCAATGGCAAACCTTCACGTTCTCGTTACAGATGTTGGCTGAGCAGGGGCTGGATATCAGTAGTATTGATGCATTGCTTATTTTCCCGGCGTGGGGCAGTGGCGAAGGCGCAGTTTATCGCGTCACAGATGTTGCGATTGTGACACCAGACACAGCCACTGCATTGGTGGTGTTTGAAGAGAGCGAAAATCCTGCCTGGCCAATGTGGGATTGTTGTGGCGGTTCTTTACCTACGGTTGAGCTGGACGATGATACGCACGGCAATGTTGCAGAGTTTGTGATCGGTGATACAGCAACGGTGATGGGGTTTATTTCCCGACAAGAGTTTATTTCAACCGAAGGGGTTAGCGCGGCACCATTTGATGCCTCCTCTATCCTGTCCAACGGCGTGATTGAGTTTGATATGAAGGTGGTGAGTGCACCACAAGACGCCACTGCAGCCTGGTTCTTCAAAGCTGAATCAGTGGGCGCGGAAAGTGCTGCTGAACTGACCCTGGATGAGAGTATCCAGCAAACAGCTCCCGAAGTCGGCCAGTGGCAAACCTATACATTTACTTTAACGGACCTGGTGGCAGCTGGCCTGGACATCAGTGCGATTGACGTTTTGATGGTTTTTCCCAGCTGGGGCTTGGGCGCGGGCGCGGTATACCGTATAGATAACGTGAAAATTTACGATCCGAATCAGGCGGATGACTTTGTTGGTGAAGTGCTATTTGCCGATGACGTTAAAGCTAAATGGTCGCTGTGGGATTGTTGTGGTGGCTCTACCCCTTCGCTTGAAAATGATGATATGACTCAGGGCATGGTAGCGGAATTTAAAGTTGGCGCCGAGCCTACTGTGATGGGGCTGTTTGCTGAAGACGGCCATTATCTTGATGCATCACCCTATCTGGAAAAGGGCTCGGTTCAGTTTGATCTTAAAGTAGTGACAGCGCCCAATGATAGCAGTGCGCCCTGGAAGTTTAAGATAGAAGCGCTGGATGCCAGTTTTGCACTGGAGCTTAATCTGACCGACAGTCTGGAGGCTGTGGCGCCTCAGGTTGGCCAGTGGCAGACCTATACTTTCCCACTTCAGACACTGCAGGATGGTGGGGTGAATGTTAGCGGCATTGACATCATCATGGTTTACCCAGCCTGGGGGCAGGGTGAAGGAGCTGTATACCGGCTCGATAATGTGATGATCACAGCGCAATAA
- a CDS encoding LytR/AlgR family response regulator transcription factor, which translates to MTKPLSAIIVDDEPLALEGLSLRLAKIPEIEVIGQAENGDDAIRLCHELSPDVLFLDLQLPGLNGIEVVQAIQADVLPMVVFVSAYSDYALEAFELNAIDYVLKPANLGRLQKTVTRILERRQPRQAEQEKYRLLQALTKTSGLDVAELESWLETGSPLPARQDRELVIKNSDNEQVFVPMDTIRWIDAAGDYMCVHTESETHVLRITMKKLQTLLDETLFARIHKSTIVNLSYVTAIKPMRNNESLVTLKGQVELKVSRNYSQALHQFVAKKKTLS; encoded by the coding sequence ATGACAAAACCACTGAGCGCCATCATAGTGGATGATGAACCCCTTGCGCTGGAGGGGCTGAGTCTCAGGCTGGCTAAAATCCCCGAAATAGAAGTGATTGGTCAGGCCGAAAATGGCGATGATGCGATCCGTTTGTGCCATGAATTGAGTCCGGACGTGCTGTTTTTGGATTTACAGTTGCCCGGGCTTAATGGCATTGAAGTGGTTCAGGCGATACAGGCCGATGTCTTGCCTATGGTGGTTTTTGTCAGTGCTTATAGTGATTACGCCCTCGAAGCCTTTGAGCTTAATGCCATTGACTATGTTTTGAAGCCCGCGAACCTGGGTCGGTTGCAAAAAACGGTGACTCGGATCCTGGAGCGTCGACAGCCTCGTCAGGCCGAGCAGGAAAAATACCGCCTGTTGCAGGCACTGACAAAGACTTCCGGGTTGGATGTGGCTGAGTTAGAGTCCTGGCTGGAAACGGGCAGCCCGTTACCAGCCAGGCAGGACAGAGAGCTGGTTATTAAAAACAGCGATAATGAGCAGGTCTTTGTTCCGATGGACACAATCCGCTGGATTGATGCTGCCGGCGATTACATGTGCGTGCACACTGAGTCAGAAACTCATGTCCTGCGCATTACCATGAAAAAGTTACAGACTTTGCTGGATGAAACCCTGTTTGCCCGGATCCACAAGTCGACCATAGTTAACTTAAGTTATGTCACTGCGATTAAACCCATGCGGAATAACGAGAGTCTGGTGACGCTTAAAGGCCAGGTTGAACTCAAAGTAAGTCGCAACTATAGTCAGGCATTACATCAATTTGTTGCTAAAAAGAAAACGTTGAGCTAG
- a CDS encoding sensor histidine kinase, protein MFSPQQSELAPLEPESSALPHLSKQFWSLQIAGWLGYAAVVFLAIIQPQFDAPGFNLAGQIINLGVESLSGFMLSLLQWLFIRKIIHQPLQRTLVISFLFAALLGLIYNIIKLASYKVIVHDQRWNEAWTMLEFGGWLLFSLTTMFVWTSIFFIMLYNSRLQKEHERLLRAQTQAKDAQLQMLRYQLNPHFMFNTMNAISTLILKQDNDAASEMLDKLCDFFRHSLEATQGSRIPLKEEIQLIELYLAIEKVRFGHRLSVRYDIEPQAQNALVPNMLCQPVVENAIKYAIEPSKQGGEVTISAKRQLQQLVIEISDCGTGSDERAVKGFGIGLNNAKTRLDVMYNGDFTVSLNKNTAGGNTVTLVLPYEVE, encoded by the coding sequence GTGTTTTCACCTCAACAATCTGAACTGGCACCGCTTGAACCTGAATCATCAGCATTGCCACATTTGTCGAAACAGTTTTGGAGCTTGCAAATTGCCGGATGGCTCGGCTATGCGGCTGTGGTGTTTCTGGCAATCATTCAGCCTCAGTTTGACGCGCCCGGTTTTAACCTGGCCGGGCAGATCATAAATCTGGGGGTCGAAAGCCTTAGCGGCTTTATGCTCTCCCTGTTGCAGTGGCTCTTTATTCGAAAAATCATTCATCAGCCTTTGCAGCGCACCCTGGTTATCAGTTTTCTCTTTGCAGCCTTGCTGGGACTCATTTATAACATCATTAAGCTCGCCAGCTATAAAGTTATCGTCCATGATCAACGCTGGAACGAGGCCTGGACCATGCTGGAGTTTGGTGGCTGGTTGCTGTTTTCTTTGACCACTATGTTTGTCTGGACCTCGATATTTTTTATCATGCTGTATAACAGTCGGCTACAAAAAGAGCATGAACGTTTGTTAAGAGCGCAGACCCAGGCAAAGGATGCGCAGTTACAGATGCTGCGTTATCAGCTTAATCCGCACTTTATGTTTAATACGATGAATGCCATATCAACGCTGATCCTGAAACAGGATAACGACGCGGCATCAGAAATGCTCGATAAGCTGTGTGACTTTTTCCGTCACTCACTCGAGGCCACGCAAGGCAGCAGAATCCCGTTAAAAGAAGAAATTCAGTTGATTGAATTGTATTTGGCGATTGAGAAAGTCCGTTTTGGACATCGCCTGTCTGTTCGCTATGATATTGAACCGCAAGCTCAGAATGCATTGGTGCCGAATATGTTATGCCAGCCTGTTGTTGAGAATGCTATTAAGTATGCTATTGAGCCAAGTAAACAGGGAGGAGAGGTTACAATCTCGGCAAAGCGGCAATTACAGCAACTCGTTATAGAGATTTCAGACTGCGGCACAGGCTCTGATGAGAGGGCCGTTAAAGGATTTGGCATAGGACTAAACAATGCTAAAACCAGACTGGATGTGATGTATAACGGTGATTTCACAGTGTCTTTGAATAAAAATACAGCCGGGGGAAATACCGTGACCTTAGTGCTACCATACGAGGTTGAATGA
- a CDS encoding leucyl aminopeptidase family protein: MSNLLVHSSQGIPVHFIKEYQLSEWLEENAPQAKSITLATRQKAQKTLLIPDVQSGDIQAVLSLVDSLDDMWLAGDLPAQLPQGTYQLQGDEAFVEQAALGYLLGAYTFDAYKKASAPSAKLAIESETMLKKLQDQADAIYLVRDLVNTPAADMMPQHMAEICTEMAAQFGAQFTQIVGDELLEHNYPTIHMVGRASENKPRLLDLSWGDEHAPKLTLVGKGVCFDSGGLDLKPASGMRNMKKDMGGAAHVLGLAHMIMAAGLPVRLRVLIPAVENAVSRNAFRPGDVIQTRKGLTVEIDNTDAEGRLVLCDALAEAQADGPDLLIDFATLTGACRIALGTELPGFYSTDQEVANGMIAQGNALQDPIWQLPLFDQYKALFKSDVADMANCGSTPFGGSITAALYLKEFVEPEQTPWVHFDVMAWNIRALPGRPVGGEGLGLRATFAYLEQRYAS, from the coding sequence ATGAGTAATTTACTTGTTCACTCATCACAAGGAATACCGGTACATTTCATAAAGGAATACCAGCTTAGCGAATGGCTAGAGGAAAATGCGCCACAAGCCAAGAGCATCACGCTGGCCACCAGACAGAAAGCACAAAAAACGTTATTGATCCCAGACGTTCAAAGCGGCGACATTCAGGCCGTACTCAGTCTGGTCGATTCACTGGATGATATGTGGCTGGCTGGTGATCTACCTGCTCAGTTACCGCAAGGCACCTATCAGCTGCAGGGTGATGAGGCATTTGTTGAACAGGCAGCGCTTGGTTACCTGCTAGGTGCATACACATTTGATGCATACAAGAAAGCATCTGCGCCGAGCGCAAAGCTGGCGATTGAATCAGAGACCATGTTGAAAAAATTGCAGGATCAAGCTGATGCCATCTACTTGGTCAGAGATTTGGTCAACACGCCAGCGGCGGACATGATGCCGCAACACATGGCTGAAATCTGCACAGAGATGGCGGCGCAATTTGGTGCACAGTTTACTCAAATCGTCGGTGACGAATTACTGGAACATAACTATCCAACGATTCATATGGTTGGCAGAGCAAGTGAAAACAAGCCACGCCTGCTAGATTTGAGCTGGGGTGATGAACACGCTCCCAAGCTGACTTTGGTCGGTAAAGGTGTCTGTTTTGACTCGGGTGGCTTAGATCTCAAACCAGCTTCCGGCATGCGCAATATGAAAAAAGACATGGGTGGTGCTGCTCACGTGTTGGGTCTTGCTCATATGATTATGGCGGCTGGATTGCCTGTTCGTCTGCGGGTATTGATCCCGGCAGTTGAGAATGCTGTGTCGCGCAATGCATTTCGTCCGGGTGATGTGATCCAGACGCGTAAGGGTCTGACAGTTGAAATTGACAACACGGATGCCGAAGGTCGTCTGGTATTGTGTGACGCACTGGCAGAAGCACAGGCAGATGGTCCTGATCTGTTGATTGATTTCGCCACTTTGACGGGTGCATGCCGGATAGCGCTGGGAACTGAGTTGCCGGGCTTCTATAGCACAGATCAGGAAGTGGCCAATGGTATGATTGCTCAAGGTAATGCGCTTCAGGATCCAATCTGGCAGCTGCCTTTGTTCGATCAATATAAGGCTCTGTTTAAGAGCGACGTTGCAGATATGGCAAACTGTGGTTCTACGCCATTTGGTGGTTCAATCACCGCTGCACTGTATCTGAAAGAGTTTGTAGAACCTGAACAGACTCCTTGGGTGCACTTTGATGTGATGGCGTGGAACATACGCGCCTTGCCTGGCCGACCTGTTGGCGGTGAAGGGCTTGGCCTCAGAGCGACGTTTGCGTATCTTGAGCAGCGTTACGCGTCGTAA
- a CDS encoding TonB-dependent receptor plug domain-containing protein, with translation MKLQTNALSRAIKFALASTATMGLAVTSVQAEEADAGAENKKIEKIAVVGSRAAPRSVGDSPVPIDIIGGDEISKAGGDDMLELLKGSVPSLNVHANPISDAASLVRPANLRGLPADSTLILLNGKRRHRSSVIAFLGGGINDGAQGPDISVIPSIALKQVEVLRDGAAAQYGSDAIAGVLNFVLKDASEGGSVSVKQGQYYEGDGDTTTIEGNIGLPFTDQGFANLSFQYKEADPTSRSVQRPDAQAFIDAGLQGVRDPAQVWGAPEIKDDITLFGNVGLELTNDSQFYMFGNYSERDVKGGFYYRNPTTRPGVYGGVVRNVDGAPARRHLTDEAQQAAWDAANPTILVGSLDGYDQQLNCPVVEIQANGLPDQAALDSLAAANCFAFNNILPAGFTPFFGGNITDTSLTIGTKGEFTDGFLKGAYYDFSGSVGRNESRYFITNTVNASLGPDTPMEFSPGKYIQLEKNFNADFSKGYDFDLAYDVNVAVGFEWHEETFEVIPGDEASFIAGPLTTQGFGIGSNGFPGFQPSAGGEFSRRNYAAYIDIETPFTEEFLMGWALRFEDYDSFGSTTNYKVTWQYHVTEDIALRGSVSSGFRAPTVGQANVSNVQTNLSSGVLVDSALLPPTNPVSQILGGTELQPEESQSYTFGGVYQSGDWFLTIDYYNIQVEDRLSQSNKIDLTQAQKEALKADGVPNVDSIAQVSFFTNDFDTTTQGVDVVANYSMDLLGGFATFSAAYNWNETEVDEFSVITGDFKVARLEKDLPQHRATYTWTQQWEEFSGFLRYNYYGEYQGVHVDYDATAIMADPTFTFDAELTYFATENISLTVGANNIFDQDAEKVVDFLEGDNTELTPSNTWGGIYYETSPFGINGGFYYVKATYTF, from the coding sequence ATGAAACTACAGACAAACGCGCTAAGTCGTGCGATTAAATTTGCATTAGCGTCAACAGCAACAATGGGGTTGGCGGTAACCAGCGTACAAGCAGAAGAGGCCGATGCCGGTGCCGAAAACAAAAAAATAGAGAAAATCGCGGTGGTAGGCTCACGTGCAGCACCACGCTCGGTTGGTGACTCTCCCGTCCCTATCGATATTATCGGTGGAGACGAGATAAGCAAAGCCGGTGGCGATGACATGCTGGAATTGTTGAAGGGGTCCGTTCCTTCACTCAACGTTCACGCCAATCCTATCAGTGACGCAGCCAGCCTGGTACGCCCAGCAAACCTGCGTGGCCTGCCAGCAGACTCTACTTTAATCTTACTCAACGGTAAACGCCGTCACCGCTCTTCCGTTATCGCCTTCCTGGGCGGTGGTATTAATGATGGTGCTCAGGGTCCGGATATTTCCGTAATCCCCAGCATTGCACTCAAACAAGTGGAAGTACTGCGTGATGGTGCTGCGGCACAATATGGTTCAGACGCCATTGCCGGTGTATTGAACTTTGTACTTAAGGATGCCTCTGAAGGTGGTAGTGTTTCCGTCAAGCAAGGCCAATATTATGAAGGCGACGGCGACACAACAACCATCGAAGGTAACATAGGTCTGCCCTTTACCGACCAAGGTTTTGCTAACCTAAGCTTCCAATACAAAGAAGCCGATCCAACCAGTCGTAGTGTTCAACGCCCTGACGCGCAAGCATTTATAGATGCGGGTTTACAAGGTGTTAGAGACCCGGCTCAGGTTTGGGGTGCACCAGAAATCAAAGACGACATCACACTGTTTGGTAATGTCGGTCTTGAACTGACCAACGATTCTCAGTTTTACATGTTTGGTAACTACTCTGAACGCGATGTAAAAGGCGGGTTCTATTATCGTAATCCAACAACGCGTCCGGGTGTTTACGGCGGTGTGGTCCGTAATGTCGACGGTGCCCCTGCACGACGCCACCTGACAGACGAAGCGCAACAAGCAGCCTGGGATGCAGCAAACCCAACGATACTAGTTGGTTCGTTGGATGGCTATGACCAACAGCTGAATTGCCCAGTGGTTGAAATCCAGGCCAATGGTCTGCCGGATCAAGCTGCTCTAGATTCACTTGCAGCTGCCAACTGTTTTGCATTTAACAACATCCTGCCTGCAGGCTTTACGCCGTTCTTTGGTGGCAACATTACTGATACTTCTTTGACCATTGGTACTAAAGGGGAATTCACTGATGGCTTCCTCAAAGGCGCCTACTACGACTTTAGTGGCTCGGTTGGCCGCAATGAATCACGCTACTTTATTACTAACACGGTCAACGCGTCGTTGGGTCCGGACACGCCAATGGAGTTTAGCCCGGGTAAGTACATTCAGCTTGAGAAGAATTTTAACGCCGACTTCTCTAAAGGGTATGATTTTGACCTGGCCTACGATGTTAACGTCGCGGTTGGTTTTGAATGGCACGAAGAAACGTTTGAAGTGATTCCGGGTGATGAAGCCTCATTCATCGCGGGGCCATTAACGACCCAAGGGTTTGGTATCGGTTCGAATGGTTTTCCAGGCTTCCAGCCTTCAGCTGGGGGGGAGTTCTCGCGTCGTAACTACGCAGCTTACATCGATATCGAAACACCATTCACTGAAGAGTTTTTAATGGGTTGGGCACTGCGCTTCGAAGATTATGACTCGTTTGGCTCAACAACCAATTACAAAGTAACCTGGCAATATCATGTTACCGAAGACATTGCATTACGTGGCTCTGTCAGCTCAGGCTTCCGTGCTCCAACAGTCGGCCAGGCAAATGTGAGTAACGTACAAACCAACCTAAGTAGTGGTGTATTGGTTGACTCGGCGCTGCTGCCACCTACTAACCCAGTTTCCCAGATCCTGGGCGGTACCGAGCTTCAGCCTGAAGAGTCGCAAAGTTACACATTCGGTGGTGTTTATCAATCAGGTGACTGGTTCCTGACGATTGACTACTACAACATTCAGGTAGAAGACCGTCTGAGTCAATCGAATAAGATTGATTTGACCCAGGCACAAAAAGAAGCTTTGAAAGCAGATGGTGTACCTAACGTCGACAGCATTGCGCAGGTATCCTTCTTTACCAATGACTTCGATACCACAACTCAGGGTGTTGACGTTGTTGCTAACTACTCTATGGACCTGCTAGGCGGCTTTGCCACTTTCAGTGCTGCGTATAACTGGAATGAAACTGAAGTTGACGAGTTTTCTGTCATCACAGGTGATTTCAAGGTAGCCCGTCTTGAGAAAGACTTGCCACAGCACCGAGCAACCTATACCTGGACGCAACAATGGGAAGAATTCTCAGGCTTCCTGCGCTACAACTACTATGGCGAATATCAGGGTGTACACGTCGACTATGATGCTACCGCTATCATGGCTGACCCAACATTCACATTCGATGCCGAGTTGACTTACTTTGCAACTGAAAATATCAGCCTGACGGTCGGTGCTAACAACATCTTCGACCAGGATGCTGAGAAAGTGGTCGACTTCCTGGAAGGTGACAACACAGAGCTCACACCTTCAAATACTTGGGGCGGTATCTACTACGAAACGTCTCCATTTGGCATTAACGGTGGCTTCTACTACGTAAAAGCAACATACACCTTTTAA
- a CDS encoding tetratricopeptide repeat-containing sulfotransferase family protein, whose translation MLLLERASELLEENRLREAEFMFKQVLKQNPKNGKALFGLGRICMRLEQYDNAIYYLKRACEHLPKMLDPLYALADAFVAVGSPVDAKTVLEYTLSVARHNAQAHYHLGQFYLDYGFIDNARNVFDAGLSCPHSAITVFMLHELIKLTEGEKLTEYLALLDTLDADLDNPRIHIVVHYAKAHAYEKLADIDAAFAHYQQANAAQHALCDFHTSAMQPFFEYLKSSFDEAFFSKPPDKVRATFTPVFIVGLPRTGSTLLEQMLIQHSQVGSMGESTVISDDIVPYLSMRNEAPFPDCTKTLSTSMLDHCRNLYVDEIKRHRVAEEAVINKLPANFQNIGLIYKMFPDARFIHMTRDFMPNAWSVYSNHFAEDEPYFCSLQEYQLYSDLTDNVMTHFKTMLPRNIHTMSYEKLLEEPEREIRKALNFMYQKYEPECMEFYKSHKVVSTLSKAQVRKPLNTAPLVNWKKFEVQMQKELALPDSH comes from the coding sequence ATGTTACTGCTAGAAAGAGCCTCCGAATTACTCGAAGAAAATCGGCTTCGCGAAGCCGAATTTATGTTCAAACAAGTGCTTAAACAGAACCCAAAAAACGGCAAGGCCCTGTTTGGTCTTGGCAGGATCTGTATGCGGCTCGAACAATACGATAACGCTATCTATTATCTGAAACGCGCCTGCGAACACTTGCCTAAAATGCTCGACCCGCTCTATGCGCTGGCTGATGCGTTTGTCGCGGTTGGCTCACCCGTTGACGCAAAGACAGTACTTGAATACACCCTGAGCGTTGCCAGGCATAACGCCCAGGCTCACTATCATTTAGGGCAGTTTTATCTCGACTATGGATTTATCGACAATGCACGAAATGTGTTTGATGCTGGCCTATCTTGCCCTCATTCCGCCATTACGGTTTTTATGCTCCACGAGTTAATCAAACTCACTGAAGGCGAAAAACTAACCGAGTATTTAGCACTGCTCGATACACTCGATGCAGACCTGGATAACCCCAGGATACACATTGTGGTTCATTACGCTAAAGCACATGCCTATGAAAAGCTGGCAGATATTGATGCAGCTTTCGCACATTACCAGCAAGCCAATGCGGCCCAACATGCGCTCTGTGACTTTCACACCTCAGCCATGCAGCCCTTTTTTGAGTATTTAAAAAGCAGTTTTGATGAGGCATTTTTTTCAAAGCCGCCAGACAAAGTCAGAGCCACTTTTACCCCAGTCTTTATCGTTGGCCTGCCTCGCACAGGCTCCACTTTGCTGGAGCAAATGCTGATCCAGCACTCTCAAGTGGGTTCTATGGGGGAAAGTACGGTAATTAGTGACGATATTGTGCCTTATCTGAGCATGCGCAATGAAGCGCCCTTTCCGGATTGCACCAAAACACTGAGTACCTCGATGCTCGACCACTGCCGTAATTTATACGTTGATGAAATAAAACGCCATCGAGTTGCCGAAGAAGCCGTGATCAACAAGTTGCCTGCCAATTTCCAGAATATTGGCCTGATCTACAAAATGTTCCCGGATGCCCGTTTTATCCACATGACCCGGGACTTTATGCCAAATGCCTGGTCAGTGTATAGCAATCACTTTGCTGAAGATGAGCCTTACTTCTGCTCTTTACAAGAGTATCAGTTATATAGCGATTTGACCGATAACGTAATGACGCACTTTAAGACGATGCTACCACGCAATATCCACACAATGAGCTACGAAAAGTTGCTTGAGGAACCTGAGCGAGAGATCCGCAAGGCACTTAACTTTATGTATCAAAAGTACGAGCCTGAATGTATGGAGTTCTATAAAAGCCACAAGGTAGTGTCAACCCTAAGTAAAGCTCAGGTACGCAAGCCACTGAATACGGCGCCCCTGGTGAACTGGAAAAAGTTCGAAGTACAGATGCAAAAAGAACTGGCCCTGCCCGACTCGCATTGA